The Chryseolinea soli nucleotide sequence GGCGCGTGACGGGTTTGCCAAGACTGCCATAAATAAAGGAAAAGCTTTCCTGTTCGACATTGTCCAGCAAGCGCGTGCATTGGCTAAGCTGGCCGCCCGCATACCCCATCACGTATTCCTGGTGCACAACGTCGTCGCTCCAGTATTGTAAAGCGGTTGGCCGGTGGTCGGCATCGTAGGTAAACACCAGGGAGTCGAAGAACTGGATCATGCTCGTGGGCAAGCAGTTTTTTTTGAAGGGCGCCTCGTCGCCGTGTTGGCAGCAAGCCAACGCCAGCACAATGGCCACGCCGGCGAAAGGGAACGCAGCGCGAACCACAAAACATTTGGCGATCAACGGACGGTCAGGCATATGCAGTGAAACGGAAATCGCGCGACGGGTATTGCATGAACCATGGGTGAAAGTGATCCCCCATTCCTGAGAAATTTTTATCAAGATCCGTGAATACCTCGGGTGACGGTAAGAATTATCACAGTTTGCATACAATCAACCCACCTTAAACTCAAAACAACGCACAAAACAAAAGCGCGCCACAGGAAAACTTCATCGAGCCTCGAACGATTTGGCGCGCAATAGGTGCGCTGTATCCAGGCGCAGCGCGGTGTGCGCCATGACGGCGATGGGCTTCGATCTTCGTGGGCACGTGGCGCAGATGCTACACGTTTTTCGGATACACCGGGTTGCACCCGGTGTTATGCCGGGGAACCCGCTGGCGCGGGTTAGTGAGACTACGAGATCGCTCAGGCCATGGTTAGCAATTGGGTTGAGCACACTTGGGCAAGCGGTATAAAGCAACCGATCAATGCGTCGGGAGAATTTTCTTGAAACGCATCCCCTGCCTCAGAAATTAGGTTGATATGAATAGGTTTCGACGTCGTCAGAATTTTCCGGCGCGCCGGGCATCAGGCGTAATTTTCCCTGCAGTACCTTGGTGAAGCCGATGCTGATTTTTCCAAATTTGCTCTCGTCAAGCTTGGGATATTTCGCGGCGATTTCGTCGGGAATGTTCAATTTGGTGAGGGTGGTGCCGGCAGGGGCCGACACGCTCCACCACGTATATTCCAGCCCATCGCTGTAGCTCCAGGTGACACCATAGGTGGTGTAGTCTTGCGAAAAATCGAAGGCATAGTCGAGGAAATCCTTTTTGCTAATGGAAAAATTAAACGTCGGAATAGTGGGCGAAAGATTGAACGGGCCCGATTTGTAATACGATACCGTTCCATTGGGTTTTGTATTATCGATGTACATTTGATAGGACGCAAACCCATCGATAAAACCGATCACCGGCGTGGCACCCGTTGAAAAATAGCTGTCGCTCATGAAGTATGATTTCCCGGCAGCGTTACGCGCCTTTACATAGCCTGAGCTAGTGCCCCCAAAATCGAGGAACAACTGATGGGGGTAGGGCATAAAGTCAGTTTGAAAATCCCGCGAAACAACATCACCGTCTTTCAGGCCTTTCACCCAATTGTAGACCGGAATGCCGGAACGATAGCCGGTCATCAACATATCCGACGGTGCACCGTAAAATGACAGATCCACCAACTCGCCGACGCCATTTGTAAAATCGGTCTCAGAACGTTCGCTTAAACTGGAGCCGTTTGTGAAATTAACCTGGGTGCCATTCGTATTGGCGATCGTGAAATGTGCGGTTGCCTTAGGTCCGTTGTCAACGGTCGTGCTTCCAAAGTGCAAGGCCGTACCAACCGGGATATCGGCATAGGTATTGAGGTTGGTATATTTATACGTCGAGGTAATGATCACGTCCTCGTAATACCGAAAGAGTGTGACATTCATTTTGTCTACGGCCTTCTCGCTGGTAAGGGTCACGGCTTCCCCGGCCGAATACGGCTTCACATCCAGCACCTCACCCGTTGCGTCAGTGGCAAAGATCCAGTGATCGCCCGTTTCAGTATAGTTTGCGTCTACTTGCAGGGATAAAATGGCTTTCGGACCGGTTACCTCGTCTTTTTGGCATCCGGAAAGAAAAATGCAAACGAGCAACACAAAAAGAGGGGCAGTGCTTTTTAAATAACGCATATCTGTCAGTAAATAGTGAGCAAAGATAGCGGCCTAATACAATGCCGCAAAGCCGATGTACGATTTGGCCGCATTAGCCACAAAAAAGAAACCCCAAGACCGGCACGCGTTCCGGCCCAGGGGCTCCTATCGGGAAATACAGTAAGCCTACGCCACAAACCGCAGCACCACATCCGAATGCACCACCTCCGGATCCGACCCCGCCACCGCCACGCGGAAAGCATATTGCTTACCCAGTTCAAGGTTGTCGATCGTTTTCGTGCGGGTGGTGCTGTTGATCGTTTTCCATTGGCTTTCTTCCGTTACCGGGCTGGGTGCGTATTGGAACATGTAGAGCGTGGCGCTGGCCACTTTGCCGATGCTCATTTTCACCGAACCCGGCAGGGTGGTGGGCGTCACCTGGAGGCCATCCGGTTTCTCCAGGCGTCCGGTCCTCGTCGGCTCCTTGCGGGCGTCGAAGCCGGTGCTGAGCAGCACGCTGAGGTCGTTGTTGCTTTTTGCATCTACTACATTGCCCAGATTGCGATAGGCCACGGCAAGCGCTGCGCGCAGTTCATTTTTGCGGGCTGTGTCTTCTTTCGAGCCCGTGCGCTGGGCGACCAACGCAGCCTGGAAGGCTTTGAAGGCAACGTCCAGCGCCTGAACCTCGGGGATGGGCGCAGGGAAGTTTACATTGTTGGCCATGTTTCTCAGGATGGACTGAATTTTTACTTCCAGCACCTCGTCATTCATCAGGCGCATGTTGAGCGCTACACGAACAATCTTTTTCATAAACAGTTTGGTTTAAAGATTTTGAAATGTTTATGCCAACGCCTTTGTCAATCGCCATGCCAGACGGTGCCAAAGCATGCCAAACCCTGTTTTAAAGCGAAAGCGCTTTCGATCACACGGCGTAAGATTTTAAAATGAAATTCACGGAGCCAACAACAGACTGCAAGGTCATTTCAGTGCTGCAAATGGAGGGCAGTTGCGAAAATCTAAAAAAACGATGGAGCCCTTTGATGCTGCCATCTGTGCCGTTGCCACATCTTTGTGTGCAGAGAAGAACGGACTTTGCTCAATTTGAAAAAACGAACGACCATAAAGCATTTCTCAATAGACAATAGGAGAAAGAATAATGCTGATGGCAGGCATGACTGAAGTCATAGCAGGAACGATGTGTGCTGTTGCACATTCCCGAAAGTCAACAACCGCGAACAGGAAGACGATTGCAGGATGAAGGATTGTGAGCGCAAGGGGAAACAAAATAAGAGCATGCGCGAATGGGGCCACGTTCTTTGGGGATTTTGCTGTCGGTAGAATGATTTCTACAAGAGGTTTCTGAAATGTTGCAATAGGTTTCAGGGATACTGCAACAGGTTTCGAGGGCATTGCAATATGTTTTGGGCGCCATGCAATAGTAGAAATGAATTATGCAATTCGTTTGGAGCATCCTGCAATGTGTTTCAGGTTGGTGGCAATATGAGAACGCGAAAGACGAATGTGAATGAGAGGAATTGAAATTGCAGAAATGAAAATGCGGATCGTCTTCTTCTTAAAGGCGACATGAAAAGTAGAAACTGTAACCGTTTTGTTGGCCGCAGCAACAAACAAAAGCAGGAGAGCAACGAGTATTAAACGCGCTGCAAGGTGAAACGGGATCAATACAATGGTAAAGCCGTTAAAGACAATTGTGAAAATATTTTTTCTCGCTGCAAAAATGTGGCAACGGCATGCAAACAAGCGGACGCTAGTCGGAGGAAGGAAGATGAAGGCAAGCAAAGCGTCGCGCTGCGCTGATAAAAATAATACGACTCGTTGCCTCTGTCCTCGCCGAATGTACTTCAAGATCATCGCGTGATGTAAGGATTAGACCGCATCCTTACCCGGGCATAGCAAAAACAGCTATCGTAGAAAATATTTCAAAGCCCAACAACTTTCTTCCATGCCAAACGTTCCGCCCGTTTTGCCAACGATATTTCGTCGGTTCGTCGGCAAACGACGAAATATCGTTGG carries:
- a CDS encoding fibronectin type III domain-containing protein; this translates as MKKIVRVALNMRLMNDEVLEVKIQSILRNMANNVNFPAPIPEVQALDVAFKAFQAALVAQRTGSKEDTARKNELRAALAVAYRNLGNVVDAKSNNDLSVLLSTGFDARKEPTRTGRLEKPDGLQVTPTTLPGSVKMSIGKVASATLYMFQYAPSPVTEESQWKTINSTTRTKTIDNLELGKQYAFRVAVAGSDPEVVHSDVVLRFVA